The following are from one region of the Staphylococcus schleiferi genome:
- a CDS encoding transposase family protein, translating into MTCPHCYHSNPNRIHKHGKRLSRITFLRFQEIAVYLNLLKQRFKCMVCGRTFTSKTNVVEDNCFISNHVQKAIIDKATQVRSETDIASDCNVSASSVKRVIHKVSNATFQ; encoded by the coding sequence ATGACTTGTCCTCACTGTTATCATTCGAATCCAAACCGAATACACAAACACGGAAAACGTTTATCGCGAATTACTTTTTTAAGATTCCAAGAGATAGCAGTGTATTTAAATCTGTTAAAACAACGTTTTAAATGTATGGTTTGTGGTCGGACTTTTACTTCTAAAACAAATGTTGTTGAGGATAACTGTTTTATCTCAAACCATGTTCAGAAAGCCATTATAGATAAAGCAACACAAGTTCGCTCAGAAACTGATATCGCAAGTGATTGTAACGTTTCTGCATCTTCTGTAAAACGTGTGATTCATAAAGTAAGCAATGCCACTTTTCAATAG
- the opp4B gene encoding oligopeptide ABC transporter permease encodes MTTLITRRILLMIPMLLLMSIVIFTIAKLQPGDAFSGNMDPKAGPKYYEEEREKLGLNKPIHVQYLKWGERVLQGDLGDSIRYKRPVMDLVKERMPNTILLGVISLVITYLIAFPLGILSGRKPYSLYDYSIQLLNYLMLAIPSFVAGVFAIYIFSFQLGLFPFSGSVEIGLEPGTAPYYVSKIYHAILPGTVLGLLSTASYVQFLRNDIIENSRKDYIRTARAKGLSESKIYNKHILRNSIIPIVTFFGADVLSVFGGAVITETIFSYPGVGKLLIDAISGKDYPLMMALLLFFSFLGLLANLISDVTYSIVDPRIKSN; translated from the coding sequence ATGACAACATTGATTACAAGACGTATTTTATTAATGATTCCAATGCTTTTATTGATGTCTATCGTGATTTTTACAATTGCTAAGTTACAGCCAGGTGACGCATTTTCTGGCAACATGGATCCGAAAGCAGGACCTAAATACTATGAAGAGGAACGGGAAAAATTAGGCTTAAATAAACCAATCCATGTCCAATATCTCAAGTGGGGTGAGCGCGTCTTACAAGGTGACTTAGGTGATTCCATCCGTTATAAGCGTCCAGTTATGGACTTAGTTAAAGAAAGAATGCCGAACACGATTTTACTTGGCGTAATCAGTCTTGTGATTACATATTTGATTGCCTTTCCTTTAGGGATTTTATCAGGTCGAAAACCGTACAGTTTGTATGACTATAGTATTCAATTATTGAATTATTTAATGCTTGCCATTCCATCATTTGTTGCAGGTGTGTTTGCAATTTATATTTTTTCATTTCAATTGGGCCTTTTCCCATTTTCAGGTTCAGTTGAAATTGGGTTAGAGCCAGGTACGGCACCTTATTATGTAAGTAAAATTTATCATGCCATTTTACCTGGTACTGTGTTAGGCCTGTTGTCTACAGCGAGTTATGTTCAGTTTTTAAGAAATGACATTATTGAAAACTCTCGAAAAGATTACATCCGCACAGCACGTGCTAAAGGTTTATCAGAATCTAAAATCTACAATAAACATATTTTAAGAAACTCGATTATCCCTATCGTTACGTTTTTTGGTGCCGACGTTTTATCTGTTTTTGGGGGTGCGGTGATTACAGAAACCATCTTTTCTTATCCGGGTGTCGGTAAGTTACTTATTGATGCGATTAGTGGTAAAGATTATCCATTAATGATGGCGTTGCTCTTATTCTTTTCATTTTTAGGCTTATTAGCCAATTTGATATCGGATGTCACATACAGCATCGTTGATCCGAGAATTAAGAGTAACTAG
- the pflA gene encoding pyruvate formate-lyase-activating protein: MIRGHIHSIESLGTVDGPGLRYIIFTQGCLLRCLYCHNPDTWKINEPSRSATPDELVAEITPYLPYFEASGGGVTVSGGEPLLQMPFITELFKKLHAHGIHTCIDTSLGCANDTEAFKKHFDQLLEYTDLLMVDIKHINNETHKRLTRKPNTHILNYIQYLADKGQPIWIRHVLVPGLTDTPEDLVALGAFINKLGNVEKFEILPYHQLGVHKWEALGVPYELNDVEPPTDEEVEKAYQYVDFKGVTPLTPIG; the protein is encoded by the coding sequence ATGATTAGAGGACACATTCATTCAATTGAAAGTTTAGGAACAGTAGATGGACCAGGTCTACGCTATATCATCTTTACACAAGGTTGCTTATTGAGATGCTTATACTGCCATAATCCAGACACATGGAAGATTAATGAGCCATCACGATCAGCAACACCAGATGAACTTGTGGCTGAAATCACACCGTACCTCCCATATTTTGAAGCATCTGGAGGCGGCGTTACAGTTAGTGGTGGAGAACCGCTTCTACAGATGCCATTTATAACAGAGCTCTTTAAAAAGCTTCATGCGCATGGCATTCACACTTGTATTGACACATCATTAGGCTGTGCAAACGATACTGAAGCGTTTAAAAAACATTTTGATCAACTACTCGAGTATACAGACTTGTTGATGGTTGACATAAAACATATTAACAATGAAACGCACAAAAGATTAACTCGAAAACCCAATACTCATATATTAAATTATATTCAATATTTAGCTGATAAAGGTCAACCGATATGGATTAGACATGTGCTTGTGCCAGGTCTTACTGATACCCCCGAAGACCTTGTAGCACTCGGCGCATTTATAAATAAACTTGGTAACGTTGAGAAGTTTGAGATTTTACCTTATCATCAGCTTGGTGTGCATAAATGGGAAGCACTTGGTGTTCCTTATGAACTTAATGATGTCGAGCCCCCGACAGATGAAGAAGTTGAAAAAGCATACCAATACGTTGACTTTAAAGGTGTAACCCCCTTAACACCTATCGGCTAG
- the pflB gene encoding formate C-acetyltransferase, protein MIKDTNTRSNAWEGFKTGRWTRNVDVREFIQLNFTGYQGDDSFLEGPTEATEKLWDQVMALSKEERDRGGIWDMDTKLPSTILSHDAGYLDKSLEQIVGVQTDKPFKRSMQPFGGIRMAKAACEAYGYELDKETEHIFTEYRKTHNQGVFDAYSKEMLACRKAGIITGLPDAYGRGRIIGDYRRVALYGIDFLMEEKQKDFNELSTTMTEDVIRLREEVSEQYRSLQELKQLGERYGFDLSRPAENFKEAVQWLYMAYLAAIKEQNGAAMSLGRTSTFLDIYAERDLEAGTVTEKEVQEIIDHFIMKLRLVKFARTPDYNALFSGDPTWVTESIGGVGIDGRHMVTKNSFRFLHSLDNLGPAPEPNLTVLWSTRLPENFKRYCTKMSIKTSSIQYENDDLMRESYGDDYGIACCVSAMRIGKQMQFFGARANLAKTLLYAINGGKDEKSGVQVAPNFAPIESEVLDYDEVYRQFDEMMEWLAGVYINSLNVIHYMHDKYSYERIEMALHDTDVHRTMATGIAGLSVAADSLSAIKYAEVRPVRDENGLVLDFETKGEFPKYGNNDPRVDDIAVQLVESFMRKLRKHHTYRDSEHTMSVLTITSNVVYGKKTGNTPDGRKAGEPFAPGANPMHGRDSNGALASLSSVAKLPYDCCKDGISNTFSIVPKSLGKEEYTQEQNLVSILDGYALQHGHHLNINVFNRETLIDAMDHPEEYPQLTVRVSGYAVNFIKLTREQQLDVISRTFHETM, encoded by the coding sequence ATGATTAAAGATACGAATACTCGAAGCAATGCTTGGGAAGGATTTAAAACTGGACGTTGGACTCGCAATGTAGATGTACGTGAATTTATCCAATTGAACTTCACAGGTTATCAAGGTGACGATAGTTTCTTAGAAGGACCTACTGAAGCAACTGAAAAATTATGGGATCAAGTGATGGCGTTATCTAAAGAAGAACGTGACCGTGGCGGCATTTGGGATATGGATACAAAATTACCATCAACAATTTTATCGCACGATGCAGGTTATTTAGACAAATCATTAGAACAAATTGTTGGTGTTCAAACTGACAAACCATTCAAACGTTCAATGCAACCATTTGGTGGTATTAGAATGGCAAAAGCTGCTTGTGAAGCTTATGGCTATGAATTAGACAAAGAAACAGAACATATTTTCACAGAATATCGTAAAACACATAACCAAGGTGTATTCGATGCTTACTCAAAAGAAATGTTAGCGTGTCGTAAAGCAGGGATTATCACAGGTTTACCAGATGCATATGGACGCGGTCGTATTATTGGTGACTATCGTCGTGTTGCATTATATGGTATTGATTTCTTAATGGAAGAAAAACAAAAAGACTTCAACGAATTATCAACAACAATGACTGAAGATGTTATCCGTTTAAGAGAAGAAGTATCAGAACAATATCGTTCTTTACAAGAATTAAAACAACTCGGTGAACGTTACGGCTTTGACTTAAGTCGTCCTGCTGAAAACTTTAAAGAAGCTGTTCAATGGTTATACATGGCTTATCTTGCAGCGATTAAAGAACAAAACGGTGCAGCAATGAGTTTAGGACGTACTTCAACTTTCCTTGATATTTACGCTGAACGTGACTTAGAAGCGGGTACAGTTACTGAAAAAGAAGTACAAGAAATTATCGACCACTTCATCATGAAATTACGTCTTGTAAAATTTGCGCGTACACCTGATTACAATGCATTATTCTCTGGTGACCCAACTTGGGTAACAGAATCTATTGGTGGTGTCGGCATTGACGGTCGTCATATGGTAACTAAAAACTCATTCCGTTTCTTACATTCATTAGACAACTTAGGACCAGCACCAGAACCAAACTTAACTGTACTTTGGTCAACTCGTTTACCTGAAAACTTCAAACGTTACTGTACAAAAATGAGTATCAAAACAAGTTCAATTCAATATGAAAATGATGACTTGATGCGTGAAAGCTACGGCGATGACTATGGTATTGCATGTTGTGTATCTGCAATGCGTATTGGTAAACAAATGCAATTCTTCGGTGCACGTGCAAACTTAGCTAAAACATTATTATATGCAATTAATGGTGGTAAAGATGAAAAATCAGGTGTTCAAGTTGCACCAAACTTTGCGCCAATCGAATCAGAAGTTTTAGACTATGATGAAGTTTATCGTCAATTTGATGAAATGATGGAATGGCTTGCAGGCGTGTACATCAATTCATTGAATGTCATCCACTACATGCATGATAAATATAGTTATGAACGTATTGAAATGGCACTTCACGATACAGATGTGCATCGTACAATGGCAACTGGTATTGCAGGTTTATCAGTTGCAGCTGACTCATTATCAGCAATTAAATATGCAGAAGTTCGCCCAGTACGCGATGAAAATGGCTTAGTGCTTGACTTTGAAACTAAAGGCGAATTCCCTAAATACGGTAACAACGATCCACGTGTAGATGACATTGCAGTACAACTTGTAGAAAGCTTCATGAGAAAATTACGTAAACATCACACTTACCGTGATTCAGAACATACAATGAGTGTATTAACAATTACTTCAAACGTTGTTTATGGTAAGAAAACAGGTAACACACCAGATGGACGTAAAGCTGGCGAACCATTCGCGCCAGGTGCAAACCCAATGCACGGCCGTGATTCAAACGGTGCATTAGCATCATTATCATCAGTAGCTAAATTACCTTATGATTGCTGTAAAGACGGTATTTCTAATACATTTAGTATCGTTCCAAAATCATTAGGTAAAGAAGAATACACACAAGAACAAAACCTTGTAAGTATCCTTGATGGTTATGCCTTACAACATGGTCACCACTTAAACATCAACGTATTCAATCGTGAAACATTGATTGATGCGATGGATCACCCAGAAGAATATCCACAATTAACTGTTCGTGTATCTGGATATGCTGTAAACTTTATTAAATTAACACGCGAACAACAATTAGACGTTATTTCTCGTACATTCCACGAAACAATGTAA
- a CDS encoding transposase, with product MIYQSYGLFKSWQSQYSLVQYLLELDERLKETYETGHRLLSALKVNDIQQLRFILQDSKTKDISQGLKRVIQTFIKYLPYISNTMRYPHLTNGPIEGINNKIKLIKRVSYGYRNFWNFRNRILIISKVFVSEYKKRIKQQNNVA from the coding sequence ATGATATATCAGTCATACGGACTTTTTAAGTCTTGGCAGAGTCAATACAGTTTAGTTCAGTATTTATTGGAGCTTGATGAGAGGCTCAAAGAGACATATGAAACGGGGCATCGTCTTTTAAGTGCTCTGAAAGTAAACGATATCCAGCAATTACGCTTCATCTTACAGGATTCAAAAACAAAAGATATTTCACAAGGACTCAAGCGCGTCATTCAAACATTCATCAAATATTTGCCCTATATCTCAAATACGATGCGTTATCCACATTTAACGAATGGGCCAATTGAGGGCATTAATAATAAAATAAAACTGATTAAACGGGTTTCTTATGGTTATAGAAATTTCTGGAATTTTAGGAATCGAATCTTAATCATTTCCAAGGTATTTGTAAGTGAATATAAAAAACGCATTAAACAACAAAATAACGTTGCTTAA
- a CDS encoding NAD(P)-binding oxidoreductase: MTKTLLLGANGGVGQHLVTLFQSTGTDFTASVRDHAQKEALESKGIATVYIDIEKESIESLAKLFQDYNQVIFSVGSGGHTGADKTIIIDLDGAVKAIKASEAAKVENFIMVSTYDSRREAFDANGDLKPYTIAKHYADDYLRRSALTATIVHPGALTNGSGTGKIRAAQYFDQPNDRKIPREDVAAVLFEVATNPQHWGKEFQILTGETPIAEALSTL; encoded by the coding sequence ATGACAAAGACTTTACTTTTAGGTGCTAATGGTGGCGTAGGTCAACATTTAGTGACGTTATTCCAATCAACCGGTACAGATTTTACAGCGAGTGTGCGTGACCATGCACAAAAAGAAGCGTTAGAATCAAAAGGTATTGCCACAGTTTATATTGATATTGAAAAAGAATCTATCGAATCGTTAGCAAAGTTGTTTCAAGATTATAATCAGGTCATTTTTTCAGTCGGTTCTGGAGGACATACAGGGGCAGATAAAACAATCATTATTGATTTAGATGGAGCTGTCAAAGCGATTAAAGCAAGTGAAGCGGCAAAAGTGGAAAACTTTATTATGGTTTCAACCTACGACTCTCGACGTGAAGCGTTTGATGCGAACGGAGATTTAAAACCTTATACTATCGCAAAGCATTATGCGGATGACTATTTAAGACGAAGTGCACTAACAGCGACTATCGTACATCCAGGTGCATTAACAAATGGTTCGGGTACAGGGAAAATCCGTGCTGCGCAGTATTTTGATCAACCGAATGATAGAAAAATTCCACGAGAAGATGTCGCAGCCGTTTTATTTGAAGTCGCGACGAACCCTCAACACTGGGGGAAAGAATTTCAAATTTTAACAGGTGAAACGCCGATTGCCGAAGCATTATCAACATTGTAA
- a CDS encoding ISL3 family transposase — protein sequence MCNDISEMLGIKVKNLKITQNLGLDVHKNVKALLYEGQLTYHPSACACCGIKNDAHLIIKHGFRKTKVYMGLIFERPAYLKLKKQRFYCKACQQTFTAQTPYIQPRCTISNEVKRMMTRKLSKVISEKDVAESLCVSPSTVHRHLKEVSDSVKTQAHHVLPEHLAFDEFKSTKDVEGAMSFIYCDSVTHDIIDILPDRRKHKLEAYFLKFSRKQRERVKTISIDMFPPYIALIQDLFPHAEIIMDRFHIVQAINREINRCRVQVMNGFRTKDRPKYNKLKRYWEVTIKSALRFRSNDISVIRTF from the coding sequence ATGTGTAATGATATATCAGAAATGCTTGGAATTAAAGTCAAAAATTTAAAAATCACTCAAAATCTAGGATTAGATGTACATAAAAACGTAAAGGCATTATTATACGAAGGCCAATTGACATATCATCCCAGTGCTTGTGCGTGTTGTGGAATTAAAAATGATGCCCATTTAATTATTAAACATGGCTTTCGTAAAACGAAAGTTTATATGGGATTAATTTTTGAAAGACCTGCCTATTTAAAATTGAAGAAACAGCGCTTTTACTGTAAAGCTTGTCAACAAACCTTTACAGCTCAAACACCCTATATTCAACCCCGATGTACCATCTCAAATGAGGTCAAACGCATGATGACCCGGAAACTATCTAAAGTCATCTCTGAAAAGGATGTCGCTGAAAGTCTATGTGTATCACCTTCAACTGTCCATCGCCATTTAAAAGAGGTAAGTGATTCGGTGAAGACGCAGGCACATCATGTTTTACCGGAGCACTTAGCTTTTGACGAATTCAAATCAACGAAAGATGTTGAAGGTGCGATGAGCTTTATTTACTGTGATAGTGTAACCCATGATATCATCGATATTTTACCTGATCGTCGCAAACATAAATTAGAAGCCTATTTTTTAAAGTTCTCTAGAAAGCAACGTGAAAGAGTGAAAACCATCTCTATAGATATGTTTCCACCTTATATCGCACTCATTCAAGACTTATTTCCTCATGCGGAGATAATTATGGATCGCTTTCATATCGTGCAGGCTATCAATCGTGAAATCAATCGATGCCGAGTTCAAGTTATGAATGGTTTTAGGACAAAAGATAGACCTAAATATAATAAATTAAAGCGTTATTGGGAAGTTACTATTAAAAGCGCCCTTAGATTTAGATCGAATGATATATCAGTCATACGGACTTTTTAA
- a CDS encoding ABC transporter ATP-binding protein — MVSENILEVKNLKQYYPIKGGVFQRKVGEVKAVDDISFSIKKGQTVGLVGESGCGKSSAGRTILCLQKADEGEILFCGQDLTKLKGKALREARKGFQMVFQDPYASLNPMQMVGDIVGEPIRNYYKKKQREIEDEVKGLLRRVGLNDADYYKYAHEFSGGQRQRVGIARALALKPKLIIADEPVSALDVSVQSQVLNIMDELQEEFGLSYLFIAHDLSVVKHVSDYICVMYLGHILEQGPAEEIYKNPSHPYTQSLISAIPEINPDHRKKRILLEGDLPSPSHPPKGCPFHTRCPVAEPRCAEMKPAHVEVSEDHYAACVLLNDGGMTK; from the coding sequence ATGGTAAGTGAAAATATTTTGGAAGTGAAGAATCTGAAACAATATTATCCGATTAAAGGTGGCGTGTTCCAACGAAAAGTGGGTGAAGTGAAAGCCGTCGATGATATTTCATTTTCTATAAAAAAAGGGCAGACAGTAGGCTTGGTTGGAGAATCAGGTTGCGGAAAATCGTCAGCAGGTCGCACAATTTTATGTTTACAAAAAGCGGATGAAGGCGAGATTCTATTTTGTGGCCAAGATTTAACAAAGCTTAAAGGTAAAGCTTTGAGAGAGGCACGCAAAGGATTTCAAATGGTGTTTCAAGATCCATATGCATCACTCAATCCTATGCAAATGGTCGGTGACATTGTAGGAGAACCAATTAGAAACTATTATAAGAAAAAACAAAGAGAGATTGAAGATGAAGTGAAAGGCCTGTTAAGACGCGTTGGCTTAAATGATGCTGATTATTATAAATATGCGCATGAATTTTCAGGTGGACAACGTCAGCGTGTCGGTATTGCACGGGCATTAGCACTTAAACCTAAGCTGATTATTGCCGATGAACCGGTCAGTGCATTGGATGTGTCAGTCCAATCACAAGTATTAAATATCATGGATGAATTACAAGAAGAATTCGGTCTTAGTTATCTTTTTATTGCGCATGATTTAAGTGTTGTAAAGCATGTCAGTGATTATATTTGTGTGATGTATTTAGGACATATTTTAGAGCAAGGACCAGCTGAAGAAATTTATAAAAATCCTTCGCATCCTTATACACAGTCTTTAATTTCCGCAATACCAGAAATCAATCCAGACCATAGAAAAAAACGTATTTTACTTGAAGGTGATTTGCCTTCGCCGAGTCATCCCCCTAAAGGGTGTCCATTTCATACAAGGTGCCCTGTGGCAGAGCCAAGATGTGCTGAAATGAAACCAGCCCATGTCGAAGTGAGCGAAGACCATTATGCGGCATGTGTATTATTAAATGATGGAGGGATGACAAAATGA
- a CDS encoding ABC transporter ATP-binding protein has translation MNNSNLLEVKNLSTAFYIEGEPHQAISNVNLEVKKGEILGIVGESGSGKSVLSLSILKLLPEKIATIASGEVTYKGERIDDIQADQFNRVRGKEVAMIFQEPMTSLNPVFTIGNQLMEMLTLHLKISKKEAKAKAVQLLKDVGIPRPDKVIDEYPHQLSGGMRQRVMIAMAISCSPQLLIADEPTTALDVTVQAQILELLKRIQQETQMGVIFISHDLGVISEICDRVAVMYAGKVVETAPVEEIFRHPKHPYTKLLLRAIPRLDVQQDKLETIKGSVPSLSELPQVGCRFANRCPNVMPICSKQNVNAISIAEEHQVFCHIYDDDGQLKEGNVHGK, from the coding sequence ATGAATAATAGCAATTTGTTAGAAGTGAAAAATTTATCAACCGCATTTTACATAGAAGGCGAACCGCATCAAGCGATTTCTAATGTGAATTTGGAAGTAAAGAAAGGTGAAATTTTAGGCATTGTAGGCGAATCGGGATCGGGGAAATCTGTTTTGAGCTTATCGATTTTAAAGCTTCTGCCCGAAAAAATTGCGACAATTGCATCAGGTGAAGTGACATACAAAGGGGAACGTATCGATGATATTCAAGCCGATCAATTTAATCGTGTTCGAGGTAAAGAAGTTGCGATGATTTTCCAAGAGCCTATGACATCTTTAAATCCAGTTTTTACCATTGGAAACCAACTTATGGAAATGTTGACGTTACATTTAAAAATTTCTAAAAAAGAAGCAAAAGCGAAGGCGGTTCAATTATTGAAAGACGTGGGTATCCCACGACCAGATAAAGTGATAGATGAATATCCACATCAATTATCCGGAGGGATGCGTCAGCGTGTGATGATTGCAATGGCAATTTCATGTTCACCGCAGTTGCTCATTGCTGACGAACCTACGACTGCATTGGATGTGACGGTCCAAGCACAAATATTAGAACTCCTTAAACGTATTCAGCAAGAAACGCAAATGGGTGTCATTTTTATTTCTCATGATTTAGGGGTGATTTCTGAAATTTGTGATCGTGTGGCCGTCATGTATGCAGGTAAAGTTGTTGAAACTGCTCCAGTAGAGGAGATTTTCCGCCATCCTAAACATCCATATACAAAATTACTCCTCAGAGCTATCCCGCGTTTAGATGTTCAACAAGATAAGCTAGAAACGATTAAAGGTTCTGTTCCGAGTTTAAGTGAACTCCCCCAAGTCGGTTGTCGTTTTGCGAATAGGTGTCCGAATGTGATGCCAATATGTTCAAAACAAAATGTCAATGCTATTTCAATAGCCGAAGAACACCAAGTGTTTTGCCATATATACGATGATGACGGACAACTAAAGGAGGGGAATGTCCATGGTAAGTGA
- the opp4A gene encoding oligopeptide ABC transporter substrate-binding protein has product MKKAYRYVLFLALSVVLILSACGKGGDTTKSDNNKTAKSDAKGGTLNVGIAEAPEGNFQSIFAGSTGDSGVIDYFNDSLIEVDDHLQIKPKILSWEKHKDNDLTYTFKIKKGIKWQDGNPLTINDWIFTLETIADPDYDGPRYSSVDIIKGAEEKHKGQAQNISGIKKIDDYTAELTFKEHKANNLLALWTSAPISEKIFKNIPVKDMAKSDAVRKHPIGIGPYKVKNIVDGESIELVKNKDYWQGEPKLDKINLRVVEQTSMTQALEKGDIDMASITAPIAKEIKDSGSSNLKLLESPSTSYAIIGFVLNDYDKKSQKIGKERPKYQNKKLRQAMAYAINRKEWIDAFFYGYGKPLNGLIPSAHWSGAKKGDVKEYEYNVKKAKKLLDEAGYKDKDGDGWREDPDGKPFVVKLKHYSGSNPTFEPRSSALKGYWEKVGLKTKVEMEEFGKYSSDLEKADKDIEVYFRSWSQGADPDPSDLYKSTALWNESRYNNPKADKLLNEALDSKVVGDSNKKRKEKYLEWQKIMAEDVPVIPLVELKDVTVVNNRVKNFEVSLKGSNPIYEWTVEDKK; this is encoded by the coding sequence ATGAAAAAGGCTTATCGTTACGTGTTGTTTTTAGCACTAAGTGTCGTTTTAATATTATCAGCTTGTGGAAAAGGCGGGGATACGACTAAGAGCGATAATAATAAAACTGCAAAAAGTGATGCTAAAGGAGGAACTTTAAATGTAGGTATCGCTGAAGCACCTGAAGGTAATTTTCAATCTATTTTTGCAGGTTCAACTGGTGACTCAGGGGTGATTGACTATTTCAATGATTCACTGATTGAGGTGGATGACCACTTACAAATCAAACCTAAAATTTTGTCATGGGAAAAGCATAAAGATAATGATCTTACTTATACATTCAAGATTAAAAAAGGAATTAAGTGGCAAGATGGTAATCCTTTAACGATTAATGACTGGATCTTCACTTTAGAAACAATTGCAGATCCTGATTATGATGGTCCAAGATACAGTAGCGTTGATATCATTAAAGGGGCAGAAGAAAAGCATAAAGGTCAAGCACAGAACATCAGCGGAATTAAGAAAATTGATGATTATACTGCTGAATTAACATTTAAAGAACATAAAGCTAATAATTTGTTAGCACTATGGACGTCAGCGCCAATTAGTGAAAAAATATTTAAAAATATTCCAGTGAAAGATATGGCAAAATCTGATGCGGTTCGTAAGCATCCTATCGGTATTGGTCCATATAAAGTTAAAAACATTGTTGATGGAGAGTCTATAGAATTAGTTAAAAATAAAGACTACTGGCAAGGCGAACCAAAACTCGACAAAATCAATTTACGTGTAGTAGAACAAACGTCTATGACGCAAGCACTTGAAAAAGGCGATATTGATATGGCTTCCATTACGGCTCCGATTGCTAAAGAAATCAAAGATAGTGGTTCAAGTAACTTGAAATTGTTAGAGTCACCATCAACATCATATGCGATTATCGGTTTCGTATTAAACGATTATGACAAGAAAAGTCAGAAAATTGGCAAAGAAAGACCGAAATACCAAAATAAAAAATTACGTCAAGCGATGGCTTATGCAATCAATCGTAAAGAATGGATCGATGCGTTCTTTTATGGTTACGGTAAACCATTAAATGGTCTCATCCCATCAGCGCACTGGAGTGGTGCTAAAAAAGGTGACGTGAAGGAATATGAGTATAACGTTAAGAAAGCGAAAAAGTTATTAGATGAAGCAGGTTATAAAGACAAAGATGGCGACGGTTGGCGTGAAGATCCAGATGGTAAACCATTTGTCGTTAAATTGAAACATTATTCGGGCTCTAACCCTACATTTGAACCACGCTCATCAGCACTTAAAGGTTATTGGGAAAAGGTAGGACTTAAAACAAAAGTTGAAATGGAAGAGTTTGGTAAGTATTCTTCTGACTTAGAAAAAGCTGACAAAGATATAGAAGTTTATTTCAGATCATGGTCACAAGGTGCGGATCCAGACCCATCAGATCTATATAAATCTACAGCGTTATGGAATGAATCACGCTATAACAATCCTAAAGCAGATAAACTATTAAATGAAGCGTTGGATTCGAAAGTCGTTGGAGATAGTAATAAAAAGCGTAAAGAAAAATATTTAGAATGGCAAAAGATTATGGCTGAAGATGTACCTGTTATTCCGCTTGTTGAATTGAAAGATGTGACAGTTGTAAATAACAGAGTGAAAAACTTCGAAGTTTCATTGAAGGGCTCTAACCCTATTTATGAATGGACTGTTGAAGATAAAAAGTAA